A stretch of the Zeugodacus cucurbitae isolate PBARC_wt_2022May chromosome 6, idZeuCucr1.2, whole genome shotgun sequence genome encodes the following:
- the LOC105209917 gene encoding uncharacterized protein LOC105209917, which yields MSTVATTRATLTQNALSTPATPTLSPVICVNSSASLSPPLTSPHNGLTRPPPILEQLCALRRRRVDMHPDCMLLQAHGVTSPRLSPSAAVLAGEKNRRHSDTMSRAVNALDEVDMCESIDSADEMDVVGDDEGQVEQKRERQRVREISELEAKTAAARLADAAAIRCEEEVDTEADAEEEDDALSLCSEDSELSVGQEEGSANTSACQTTASFCDFNQQRRLLLSNVGNMMALCAPSAFSSVHAPASACGDGSDARSSASTDDNTMQQLDEESVGSGTSSALQQHAPLQTQTTASALLDPYVVANALRMPVPVLPRTANHAASFQTELMRKSHLYAEELMKQQMQLMAAARASAFTMRDTGVADALTPDRRAFTRLPGAPQPMSNFAGIQSQLTAITKMSQLSAAAAAAAVAVAAVANNNQATQQQHQQNKNLPNSTDALQKLSALTSAHTQLSPTTANAVSSLSQLQAQMQAHFPYAHSNHTNNNLNNNNNLNEPALKFSIDNILKADFGRRLAEGAACIAACNNAARTAKNITTHNSNSAAQRSRKAANTLPAVGGAASSSAAIDLTHLSAAASTATTTASSSATLNFSHTLANICTNSSDSNSTAVSSSFGATSEHAKSPANGELSSSAAKCSSAEFSAKAAEEANDSGSAVKSSGTGASGSGPIVWPAWVYCTRYSDRPSSEH from the exons ATGTCAACGGTCGCGACCACGCGCGCCACACTAACACAAAACGCATTGTCCACACCCGCGACGCCAACGCTGTCACCAGTGATTTGTGTCAATTCATCAGCTTCACTGTCGCCGCCGCTCACGTCACCACACAACGGATTAACGCGCCCCCCGCCCATACTTGAACAGCTGTGCGCGCTGCGTCGACGCCGCGTCGATATGCATCCGGATTGTATGCTGTTGCAGGCGCATGGCGTAACAAGTCCGCGTTTGAGTCCGAGCGCCGCTGTTTTGGCAGGTGAGAAGAACAGGCGTCACAGCGACACAATGTCCAGGGCGGTGAACGCGTTGGATGAGGTTGATATGTGTGAATCGATTGATTCAGCTGATGAAATGGATGTGGTGGGTGATGATGAGGGACAAGTTGAGCAGAAACGTGAGCGGCAGCGCGTACGTGAAATAAGTGAATTAGAAGCCAAAACCGCCGCAGCGCGTTTGGCCGATGCGGCAGCAATACGTTGTGAGGAGGAAGTAGATACAGAGGCGGACGCGGAAGAGGAAGATGATGCATTGAGCCTGTGCAGTGAGGATAGCGAATTGTCTGTGGGTCAGGAGGAGGGCAGTGCCAATACAAGCGCTTGTCAAACAACTGCAAGCTTCTGTGATTTTAACCAGCAGCGCCGTTTGTTGCTCAGCAATGTTGGCAATATGATGGCACTGTGTGCGCCGTCGGCTTTTAGCAGCGTACACGCACCGGCTTCAGCGTGTGGCGATGGCAGTGATGCGCGTTCCAGCGCCTCAACGGATGATAATACCATGCAACAGCTGGATGAGGAGAGCGTTGGTAGCGGCACGAGCTCAGCGCTGCAGCAACATGCTCcattgcaaacacaaacaacgGCAAGCGCTTTACTCGATCCATATGTGGTGGCCAACGCGCTACGCATGCCAGTACCGGTACTGCCGCGTACCGCCAATCACGCCGCTAGCTTTCAAACCGAGCTTATGCGTAAGTCTCATCTGTACGCCGAGGAATTGATGAAGCAACAGATGCAATTGATGGCAGCGGCTCGCGCTAGCGCGTTTACAATGCGCGACACAGGTGTTGCGGATGCGCTGACACCGGACAGGCGAGCTTTTACACGCTTACCAGGCGCGCCGCAACCAATGTCCAATTTCGCGGGCATACAATCCCAATTAACGGCTATCACAAAAATGTCACAACTCAGCGCTGCTGCAGCAGCCGCCGCTGTTGCCGTTGCAGCAGTGGCTAATAATAACCAAgccacgcaacaacaacaccagcaaaataaaaatttaccaaatagCACGGATGCGCTTCAGAAGTTGAGCGCTTTAACCAGCGCGCATACCCAACTCTCACCCACAACCGCTAACGCCGTGTCAAGCTTGAGCCAGCTACAGGCACAAATGCAAGCGCATTTTCCCTACGCTCACAGCAATCATACCAATAATaacctcaacaacaacaataatttaaatgaGCCAGCGCTCAAATTTAGTATTGACAATATATTAAAAGCGGATTTTGGCAGGCGTCTCGCGGAAGGAGCTGCCTGTATCGCTGCGTGTAACAATGCCGCGCGCACAGCAAAAAACATTACCACCCATAATAGTAATAGCGCAGCGCAGCGCTCGCGTAAAGCGGCAAATACGTTACCTGCTGTGGGTGGCGCTGCCAGTTCCTCCGCCGCTATTGATTTAACGCATCTCAGCGCCGCGGCATCGACAGCGACAACCACCGCCTCCTCGTCAGCAACTCTAAACTTCTCACACACACTCGCGAATATTTGCACTAACAGCAGCGATTCTAATAGCACCGCGGTCAGCAGTAGCTTTGGCGCTACTTCGGAACATGCCAAATCGCCCGCTAATGGTGAGTTGAGCTCGTCGGCGGCGAAGTGTTCATCCGCGGAATTTAGCGCAAAGGCGGCCGAAGAGGCGAACGACAGCGGCAGCGCTGTCAAGTCCAGTGGCACAGGTGCGAGTGGCAGCGGTCCTATCGTTTGGCCGGCGTGGGTGTACTGCACGCGCTATAGCGATCGACCAAGTTCAG aacatTAA